Genomic DNA from Bacillota bacterium:
ATCCTCTGTTTTTGCAAGCCAGCCTTCAGAACAGCTAAAACAGAGTATTAACCATGTACTGGAGCAGATCGGTGAGTTCTTCAAGATTGATCGCAGTTATGTGTTTCAGTTTTCTGATGATGGCAAACAAATGAGTAATACTTACGAGAAGAGAGTATGTATAAAGATAAATTTGCAGGCAGCAGGGAAAGAGTTATTTGACATCAGGCTGATGGAAACTTTCTAAATCCATCCCGGCGAAATAATAATAAATATAGAAAAATTTGAATATTGCTAATAGATATCTTAGCATTATCCTTGTTATTATGTAAACGCAAGATAAGAAAAAAAGAGTCGGGTCAATTGTTTTTCGAATGACAGAAGGGTTGCGTCTCTTACAGATATACACCTCGCGGTAAGAGGCGCAATCTACTATCTGAACGGGAAAATTATGATCGGTTCGATTAGAGAGCTGATCATAGAAAGGAGATGCAAAAATGAGAATGATATTTCTTGTGCTGGCACTACTGTTTGGTTTGATTATTGTTGTAGCGGCGATGATTAATAATGAGGTTGTTACTGTAAATTATCTTTTTGGGCAAGTTAGCCTAACCCTTTTTATGTTAATCCTCGGTTCCGCAGTTGCAGGCGCACTGTTTATGGGTTCATTAGGTATCTTTCGCAGCATCCATAACTATGTGAATTCTCAGGGTGATCGCGGTCTTAAAAAAGAGCTGCAGAGCCGCGTAAAAACCCTGGAAGATGAGAAGAAAAAAATGGAAGACGAATTAGGAAAGCAGCAGAAAGAACGTGAAGAAGCCGCTGCGAAAGCGCATGCCAATTTAGAAGATGAAAAGAGAAAACTGGAAGATGAGTTGAGAAAACAGCAAAAAGATCATGAAGACACTGTTGCGAAAATACACGATAGCTAATAAGAACATCTAAATAAGGAGTGAAATAAGTGGGATTTTTAACATGGATAATCGTTGGTGTAATTGTTGGATGGCTGGCCGGTATTGTTGTTAAAGGTAGAGGATTTGGGTTGATTGGCAATATCGTGATCGGCGTGATTGGAGCGCTGGTCGGTGGTTGGTTGGCGGGTGCTCTCTTTAATATAAGCAATGCA
This window encodes:
- a CDS encoding lipopolysaccharide assembly protein LapA domain-containing protein; the protein is MRMIFLVLALLFGLIIVVAAMINNEVVTVNYLFGQVSLTLFMLILGSAVAGALFMGSLGIFRSIHNYVNSQGDRGLKKELQSRVKTLEDEKKKMEDELGKQQKEREEAAAKAHANLEDEKRKLEDELRKQQKDHEDTVAKIHDS
- a CDS encoding GlsB/YeaQ/YmgE family stress response membrane protein: MGFLTWIIVGVIVGWLAGIVVKGRGFGLIGNIVIGVIGALVGGWLAGALFNISNAISGFNLTTIVIAFLGAVLVLFVARLIRFR